A DNA window from Planctomycetota bacterium contains the following coding sequences:
- a CDS encoding helix-turn-helix transcriptional regulator — protein MTNQQIGEKLRIQRKLLRLRQRDLAELAGVTLRGLTRLESGQANPTINQLAKIAEVLGLELRLTERSQNAPS, from the coding sequence ATGACGAACCAGCAAATCGGGGAAAAACTCCGTATTCAGAGGAAATTGCTACGTCTTCGTCAGCGTGATCTAGCCGAACTCGCTGGAGTCACGCTGAGAGGTCTGACCCGGCTCGAAAGCGGGCAAGCGAATCCAACCATCAATCAACTCGCCAAAATTGCCGAGGTACTGGGGCTAGAACTCCGCCTGACGGAAAGATCCCAAAATGCGCCGAGCTAA
- a CDS encoding glutathione peroxidase — MRLRTVAACVGLVALVSVSLIQGAEQVPSMLQLTMNRLDGKATPLANYQGKVLLVVNVASQCGYTPQYAGLEQLHEKYAARGLAVLGFPANEFGAQEPGSNAEIADFCQKNYGVKFDVFAKVVVKGPGQCELYKILTSPGADPKLAGDVKWNFEKFLVGRDGRVIGRFASHVEPDDDKLVSAIETALAAKP, encoded by the coding sequence ATGAGACTCCGTACCGTGGCGGCTTGTGTCGGGCTGGTGGCCCTGGTTTCGGTGAGCTTGATTCAAGGAGCGGAGCAAGTGCCGAGCATGCTGCAGTTGACGATGAACCGGCTGGACGGCAAGGCCACGCCGCTGGCCAATTACCAGGGGAAAGTTCTGCTGGTGGTCAACGTCGCCAGCCAGTGCGGCTATACGCCCCAGTACGCTGGCTTGGAACAACTGCACGAAAAGTACGCCGCTCGCGGCTTGGCGGTGCTTGGCTTTCCCGCCAACGAGTTCGGCGCGCAAGAGCCCGGCAGCAACGCCGAGATTGCCGACTTCTGCCAGAAGAACTACGGCGTGAAGTTCGACGTGTTCGCCAAGGTCGTGGTCAAAGGCCCGGGCCAATGCGAGCTGTACAAGATTCTGACCTCGCCGGGCGCTGATCCCAAGCTCGCCGGCGACGTGAAATGGAACTTCGAGAAGTTCCTGGTCGGGCGCGACGGCCGTGTGATCGGCCGATTTGCGTCGCACGTCGAACCCGACGACGACAAGCTGGTATCGGCCATCGAAACCGCGCTGGCGGCCAAGCCGTAG
- a CDS encoding response regulator — MPSVLVVDDSAVDRLLAGRLLEKDPQLVVSYATQGAEALEQIARQLPDVVLTDLQMPILDGLQLVEAIRDRFPLVPVVLMTAHGGEDVAVRALLSGAASYVPKSELPRHLLQTVQNVLTVAQTHDQHRRLLDCLEERKMTFELDNDPSLVRPLVDHVQQWLVTMRLVDDASRLQLALALEEGLFNALYHGNLELTSDELEESRCSLFESGARDVVAERAAQEPYLQRKIHVEVNLVRDEARFIIRDGGRGFDLSRVPSLASDASALTRERGRGLVLMQTFMDEVTRNESGNEVCLVKRRTTDLAAAH, encoded by the coding sequence ATGCCAAGCGTATTGGTGGTGGACGACTCAGCCGTCGATCGGCTGTTGGCGGGGCGGCTGTTGGAGAAGGATCCGCAGTTGGTCGTTAGCTATGCCACCCAGGGGGCCGAGGCGCTCGAACAGATCGCCCGGCAATTGCCCGACGTGGTGTTGACCGATTTGCAGATGCCGATTTTGGACGGGCTGCAACTGGTCGAGGCGATTCGCGACCGGTTTCCGCTGGTGCCGGTCGTGCTGATGACGGCCCACGGGGGCGAAGACGTCGCCGTTCGCGCGTTGCTCTCGGGCGCCGCCAGTTACGTGCCCAAGTCCGAACTGCCGCGCCATCTGTTGCAGACCGTGCAGAACGTGCTGACCGTGGCTCAGACCCACGATCAGCACCGCCGGCTGCTCGACTGCCTGGAAGAGCGGAAGATGACGTTCGAGTTGGACAACGACCCCAGCCTGGTCCGGCCGCTGGTCGATCACGTGCAGCAATGGCTGGTGACCATGCGATTGGTCGATGACGCTTCCCGGCTGCAACTGGCTTTGGCCTTGGAAGAGGGGCTGTTCAACGCCCTGTACCACGGCAACTTGGAACTCACGTCCGACGAGCTGGAAGAATCGCGCTGTTCGTTGTTTGAATCGGGTGCGCGCGACGTGGTGGCCGAGCGTGCCGCCCAAGAACCGTACCTGCAGCGCAAGATTCACGTCGAGGTGAACTTGGTGCGCGACGAAGCCCGGTTCATCATCCGGGATGGCGGCCGCGGATTCGATCTGTCGCGCGTCCCCAGCCTGGCCAGCGACGCCTCGGCCCTGACTCGCGAGCGGGGGCGCGGCCTGGTGCTGATGCAGACCTTTATGGACGAAGTGACCCGCAACGAGTCGGGGAACGAAGTCTGCCTGGTCAAGCGGCGGACGACCGACTTGGCCGCGGCTCACTAA
- a CDS encoding HipA N-terminal domain-containing protein has translation MRRANVYCRGLRAGILSKEETGRYLFFYTPEYLNNPKHPAISLSLPKQGTPFESPVLFPFFYGLLAEGDEKTLQCRLLKIDENDHFIRLLKTCQTETIGGVTINEDVTE, from the coding sequence ATGCGCCGAGCTAACGTGTACTGTCGAGGCCTCCGTGCGGGGATCCTGAGCAAGGAGGAAACGGGACGCTACCTGTTTTTTTACACGCCAGAGTATTTGAACAACCCCAAGCATCCTGCCATTAGCCTGTCCCTGCCAAAGCAAGGCACTCCCTTCGAGTCCCCCGTTCTGTTCCCGTTCTTTTATGGACTATTAGCGGAAGGGGACGAAAAGACCCTGCAGTGCCGGTTGCTAAAGATCGACGAGAACGACCACTTCATTCGCCTATTGAAAACCTGTCAAACCGAAACGATTGGTGGGGTGACCATCAACGAGGACGTCACGGAATGA
- a CDS encoding HipA domain-containing protein, with translation MTGCPGCFKAGQNTYCVTCRKRLFGGQKIPFVLPFSRPAYDQQKLDFTPDRLSISGIQSKISLALNNGRLEMAKSGGRYILKPRPRGTFLRLEIAPINEHLTMQIARQVFDIEVADNALVAFEGGELAYLVRRFDIQPDGKRSLQEDFAQIAGRSEETHGENYKYDFSYEEIGELIRKNVAAYKVDLERFYKLVVFNYLVHNGDAHVKNFSLIKSEQTGSYNLTPAYDLLNTRLHLPNESPTALGLFKGEFETASYAVNAYYAYDDFVEFAKKLALVESRYKRILDQYIGCRDEVFSLIERSMLPDESKQLYKQHVDDRVRAISYSYSESQASNPAQ, from the coding sequence ATGACTGGTTGCCCAGGGTGCTTCAAGGCCGGCCAAAACACCTACTGTGTCACCTGCCGAAAGCGACTATTCGGAGGCCAGAAAATTCCTTTCGTGCTCCCGTTTTCTCGCCCGGCCTATGATCAACAAAAGCTCGACTTCACGCCCGACCGGCTGTCAATCTCAGGCATCCAGTCAAAGATTTCACTCGCGTTGAACAACGGGCGTTTGGAAATGGCCAAGTCGGGTGGGCGGTACATCCTCAAGCCCAGGCCGCGAGGGACATTCCTACGGTTGGAAATAGCGCCCATCAACGAGCACCTGACGATGCAAATTGCTCGTCAAGTGTTTGACATCGAAGTAGCTGACAACGCCTTGGTCGCGTTTGAGGGCGGGGAACTCGCATATCTCGTCCGTCGGTTCGACATTCAACCGGACGGAAAACGCTCACTTCAAGAGGACTTCGCCCAGATTGCTGGCAGGTCGGAAGAAACCCACGGGGAGAACTACAAGTACGACTTCTCGTATGAAGAGATCGGCGAGCTGATCCGCAAAAACGTGGCCGCTTACAAGGTGGACCTGGAGCGGTTCTACAAGCTTGTCGTTTTCAACTATCTCGTTCATAACGGCGACGCGCACGTGAAGAACTTCTCGCTCATCAAAAGCGAGCAGACCGGTTCCTATAACCTGACACCCGCGTACGACCTGCTGAATACGCGCCTGCATCTGCCCAATGAATCGCCAACCGCGCTCGGGTTGTTCAAAGGCGAATTCGAGACAGCGAGCTACGCGGTGAACGCCTATTACGCCTACGACGATTTCGTCGAATTCGCCAAGAAACTTGCGCTCGTCGAAAGCCGCTACAAAAGGATTCTCGATCAATACATCGGGTGCCGAGACGAGGTGTTCTCGCTGATCGAGCGCTCGATGCTGCCGGATGAATCGAAACAATTGTACAAACAGCATGTGGATGATCGGGTGCGCGCCATCTCCTATTCTTACTCCGAATCGCAAGCGTCAAACCCGGCACAGTGA